In a genomic window of Myxococcota bacterium:
- a CDS encoding LLM class flavin-dependent oxidoreductase: protein MRLGLILSAPTIADQVAAARHAEARGFDSVWTIEFFNMNGFVRLAAVATATSRVKLGTGIAYAFMRTPMLAAAAAMDIDELSGGRMILGLGSGTRSMNERWYSVRFDDPPAPRIKEAVALVRAAVGAQKGGGLKFEGRFYQIDIPQFSRPNAPRQHIPVYIAAVNRGMIRAAAAAADGLVGHPIFTRKYIREAVLPELAGSRCALAPYVICSISNDVEQARREARAQIAFYYTTKLYHSVLDLHGWRSVGEEIAAAFRKGDFAAMTAAVPDALVDEIAIAGRPDEARDRLRQWHGLTEQPLLYPPGVGIAPGRVRENLAAIADTFGTI from the coding sequence ATGCGCCTGGGACTCATCCTGTCCGCACCCACGATCGCCGACCAGGTCGCCGCCGCGCGCCACGCGGAGGCGCGGGGCTTCGACTCGGTGTGGACGATCGAGTTCTTCAACATGAACGGCTTCGTGCGCCTGGCCGCGGTGGCGACCGCCACCAGCCGCGTGAAGCTCGGGACGGGCATCGCCTACGCCTTCATGCGCACGCCCATGCTGGCCGCAGCCGCGGCCATGGACATCGACGAGCTGTCGGGCGGGCGCATGATCCTGGGCCTGGGCAGCGGCACCCGCTCCATGAACGAGCGCTGGTATTCGGTGCGCTTCGACGACCCGCCCGCGCCGCGCATCAAGGAGGCCGTGGCGCTGGTGCGCGCCGCGGTGGGCGCGCAGAAGGGCGGCGGGCTCAAGTTCGAGGGCCGCTTCTACCAGATCGACATTCCGCAGTTCTCGCGCCCGAACGCGCCGCGCCAACACATTCCGGTGTACATCGCGGCCGTGAACCGCGGCATGATCCGCGCGGCCGCCGCCGCGGCGGACGGCCTGGTGGGTCACCCGATCTTCACCCGTAAATATATCCGCGAGGCGGTGCTGCCCGAGCTCGCGGGCTCGCGCTGCGCGCTGGCGCCCTACGTGATCTGCTCGATCTCGAACGACGTCGAGCAGGCGCGCCGCGAGGCGCGCGCGCAGATCGCCTTCTACTACACGACCAAGCTGTACCACTCGGTGCTCGACCTGCACGGCTGGCGCAGCGTGGGCGAAGAGATCGCAGCGGCCTTCCGCAAGGGTGACTTCGCCGCGATGACCGCGGCCGTGCCCGACGCGCTGGTCGACGAGATCGCGATCGCGGGCCGGCCCGACGAGGCGCGCGACCGCCTGCGCCAGTGGCACGGCCTGACCGAGCAGCCGCTGCTCTACCCGCCGGGCGTGGGGATCGCGCCGGGAAGGGTCCGAGAGAATCTCGCGGCCATCGCGGATACCTTTGGGACGATCTGA
- a CDS encoding CaiB/BaiF CoA-transferase family protein: MSERALLEGLKVVELATFVFGPAAGTVLGDFGADVIHIEHPQTGDPYRMLPQLKPLPECEENYCWILTARGKKSIALDVRKPEGRDIAHDLVRRADVFITNLHPSVLEKLGMDWESLAPQNPRLIFAHATGYGDQGSEVEKPGYDATAWWARSGLMDAVRPDGAEFGLATAGMGDHPSAMALFGAIALALFDRERTGKGRRVRTSLCANGAWSNSILIQAALCGGKPYKPPTHSGTANALVNHYLCSCGRGLYLAMVQEPVEWERFTRAIGRPELASDPRFKELPLRRANACALVEILDQVFSSQPLDHWRQELDRHQVTFGIIQRIEDLPNDPQLAANGIFRPVEGVRPGLRTVDSPIQLDGVTKVPARRPPELGEHGREILESLGYSADYVERLVRNGVLRV; the protein is encoded by the coding sequence ATGAGCGAAAGGGCGCTTCTCGAGGGGCTCAAAGTCGTCGAGCTGGCCACGTTCGTGTTCGGCCCCGCCGCGGGCACGGTGCTGGGCGATTTCGGTGCCGACGTCATCCACATCGAGCACCCGCAGACCGGCGACCCGTACCGCATGCTGCCGCAGCTCAAGCCGCTGCCCGAGTGCGAGGAGAACTACTGCTGGATCCTCACCGCGCGCGGCAAGAAGTCGATCGCGCTCGACGTGCGCAAGCCCGAAGGCCGCGACATCGCCCACGATCTCGTGCGGCGCGCCGACGTGTTCATCACCAACCTGCACCCGTCCGTGCTCGAGAAGCTCGGCATGGACTGGGAGTCACTCGCGCCGCAGAACCCGCGGCTGATCTTCGCGCACGCCACCGGCTACGGTGACCAGGGCAGCGAGGTCGAGAAGCCCGGCTACGACGCCACGGCCTGGTGGGCGCGCTCGGGGCTGATGGACGCGGTGCGGCCCGACGGCGCCGAGTTCGGGCTGGCGACCGCCGGCATGGGCGACCACCCCAGCGCCATGGCGCTGTTCGGAGCGATCGCGCTGGCGCTCTTCGACCGCGAGCGCACCGGCAAGGGCCGGCGCGTGCGCACGTCCTTGTGCGCGAACGGCGCCTGGTCGAACTCGATCCTGATCCAGGCGGCGCTGTGCGGCGGCAAGCCCTACAAGCCGCCCACTCACTCGGGCACGGCCAACGCGTTGGTGAATCACTACCTGTGCTCGTGCGGGCGCGGGCTCTATCTCGCCATGGTGCAGGAGCCGGTCGAGTGGGAGCGCTTCACGCGCGCGATCGGCCGGCCGGAGCTGGCCAGCGACCCGCGCTTCAAGGAGCTGCCGCTGCGGCGCGCCAACGCGTGTGCCCTGGTCGAGATCCTCGACCAGGTCTTCTCCTCGCAGCCGCTCGACCACTGGCGCCAGGAGCTCGACCGGCACCAGGTCACCTTCGGCATCATCCAGCGCATCGAGGATCTGCCCAACGACCCGCAGCTCGCCGCCAACGGGATCTTCCGCCCGGTCGAAGGCGTGCGGCCCGGGCTGCGCACCGTGGACAGCCCGATCCAGCTCGACGGGGTGACCAAGGTCCCGGCGCGCCGCCCGCCCGAGCTGGGCGAGCACGGGCGCGAGATCCTCGAGTCACTGGGCTACTCTGCGGACTATGTCGAGCGACTCGTCCGCAACGGCGTCCTGCGCGTCTAG
- a CDS encoding CoA transferase: protein FETAAAGAGAVAAMMRSPEEWAAHPQGRALAALPAFEIERIGDAAPRPFPPGDRPLAGLRVLDLTRVVAGPVCGRTLAAHGADVLRIASPGLPFFPWIVIDTGRGKRSAYADLETADGRESLTRLLRRADVLVQAYRPGAIAARGFGPADAAGLRPGIVYVSLSAYSHAGPWAGRRGFDSLVQTATGFNQAEGAAAGVEGPKELPAQALDHGSGQLMAAAALLARARQAREGGSWHVRVSLAQTGRFLYGLGRVADGLRSPDPGLDDVQDRLEDSNSAFGRLRAVRHAAELSETPARFARPAAPLGSSPAEWSDS from the coding sequence TTCGAGACCGCCGCGGCGGGCGCCGGCGCGGTGGCGGCGATGATGCGCAGCCCGGAGGAGTGGGCCGCGCACCCGCAGGGGCGCGCGCTGGCGGCGCTGCCCGCGTTCGAGATCGAGCGCATCGGCGACGCGGCCCCGCGCCCGTTCCCGCCGGGGGACCGCCCGCTCGCGGGCCTGCGCGTGCTCGACCTGACGCGCGTCGTGGCCGGCCCGGTGTGCGGCCGCACCTTGGCCGCGCACGGCGCCGACGTGCTGCGCATCGCCTCGCCGGGCCTGCCCTTCTTCCCCTGGATCGTGATCGACACCGGCCGCGGCAAGCGCTCGGCATATGCCGACCTCGAGACCGCGGACGGTCGCGAGTCACTGACTCGTCTCTTGCGCCGCGCCGACGTGCTCGTGCAGGCCTACCGCCCGGGCGCGATCGCGGCGCGCGGCTTCGGACCGGCCGACGCCGCGGGGCTCCGGCCGGGCATCGTGTACGTCTCGCTGTCGGCCTACTCGCACGCCGGCCCGTGGGCCGGCCGGCGCGGCTTCGACTCACTCGTGCAGACGGCCACTGGCTTCAACCAGGCCGAGGGCGCCGCCGCCGGGGTCGAAGGCCCCAAGGAGCTGCCGGCCCAGGCGCTCGACCACGGCTCGGGCCAGCTCATGGCCGCGGCCGCCCTGCTGGCGCGCGCCCGCCAGGCGCGCGAGGGCGGAAGCTGGCACGTGCGCGTGTCACTCGCCCAGACCGGGCGCTTCCTGTATGGCCTGGGCCGCGTGGCCGACGGCCTGCGTTCGCCCGACCCCGGGCTCGACGACGTGCAAGACCGGCTCGAGGACTCGAACTCCGCCTTCGGCCGCTTGCGCGCCGTGCGCCACGCCGCCGAGCTCTCCGAGACCCCGGCCCGCTTCGCGCGCCCCGCGGCCCCGCTGGGCTCGAGCCCTGCCGAATGGAGCGACTCGTAG
- a CDS encoding ATP-binding protein: protein MGDGTRPGRELARLWVHPAEAAAEPEVRAALAACGPSEWVAAESSAELRGAFEHGDAAALLLDVSLAGHGALDLLRDQRARGVTTPALLIADLGDGETAARARELGGCTVLAREGLSALVLVAALGELLPRPAEATPAGPARRSAAHAPAMLWKSDPQGELTHCTRRLLEYLGLDESAALGRGWLAAVHPDDHGEWLAAWADWQDSPREDTLDVRMRRADGAQRWLRLSALPGFSPEGALDHFVGALAEIDDLVAEREAARHELARQEAQNRELEELALAAAHDLQEPLRAVERELADAQRGGSSDLALAARQVGRMRTLLRDLVDYTVATRIGVRPEPSDLAQALEWALENLRPALAESGAEVKIETLSRVLADPIQIARVFQNLVANSLRFRASSAPVIAVGATEREHDALVFVRDNGLGLAEDHHEAVFRVFGRAHPEVREGSGMGLAICRRIVERHGGRIWVESRAGEGATFYFTLPRV, encoded by the coding sequence GTGGGGGACGGGACGCGCCCGGGGCGCGAGCTCGCGAGGCTATGGGTTCATCCGGCGGAGGCTGCCGCCGAGCCCGAGGTGCGCGCCGCGCTCGCCGCCTGCGGCCCGTCCGAGTGGGTCGCCGCCGAGAGCAGCGCCGAGCTGCGCGGCGCGTTCGAGCACGGCGACGCGGCGGCGCTCCTGCTCGACGTGTCACTCGCGGGTCACGGCGCGCTGGATTTGCTGCGCGACCAGCGCGCACGGGGAGTCACGACGCCGGCGCTGCTGATCGCCGACCTGGGCGACGGCGAGACCGCCGCGCGCGCGCGCGAGCTGGGCGGCTGCACCGTTCTGGCCCGCGAAGGACTCTCGGCGCTGGTGCTGGTGGCCGCGCTCGGCGAGCTCCTGCCGCGGCCGGCCGAGGCGACGCCCGCCGGCCCGGCGCGCCGCAGCGCCGCGCACGCGCCGGCCATGCTCTGGAAGTCCGACCCGCAGGGCGAGCTCACTCACTGCACGCGGCGCCTGCTCGAGTATCTCGGGCTCGACGAGTCAGCGGCGCTGGGCCGCGGCTGGCTCGCGGCGGTCCACCCCGACGACCACGGCGAGTGGCTCGCCGCGTGGGCCGACTGGCAGGACAGCCCGCGCGAGGACACGCTCGACGTGCGCATGCGCCGTGCCGACGGCGCGCAGCGCTGGCTGCGGCTCAGCGCGCTGCCGGGCTTCTCGCCGGAGGGCGCGCTCGACCACTTCGTGGGGGCGCTGGCCGAGATCGACGACCTGGTCGCCGAGCGCGAGGCCGCGCGCCACGAGCTGGCCCGGCAGGAGGCGCAGAACCGCGAGCTCGAGGAGCTGGCGCTCGCCGCCGCGCACGACCTGCAGGAGCCGCTGCGCGCGGTGGAGCGCGAGCTCGCCGATGCGCAGCGCGGCGGGTCCTCGGACCTGGCGCTCGCGGCGCGTCAGGTCGGCCGCATGCGCACCCTGCTGCGCGACCTGGTCGACTACACCGTGGCCACGCGCATCGGCGTGCGGCCCGAGCCGAGCGACCTGGCGCAGGCGCTCGAGTGGGCGCTGGAGAACCTGCGCCCCGCGCTCGCCGAGTCGGGCGCCGAGGTCAAGATCGAGACACTCTCGCGCGTGCTGGCCGACCCGATCCAGATCGCGCGCGTGTTCCAGAACCTGGTCGCGAACTCGCTGCGCTTCCGCGCGTCGTCGGCGCCGGTGATCGCCGTGGGCGCGACCGAGCGGGAGCACGACGCGCTGGTGTTCGTGCGCGACAACGGGCTGGGCCTCGCCGAGGACCACCACGAAGCGGTGTTCCGGGTGTTCGGTCGCGCCCACCCCGAGGTGCGCGAGGGCTCGGGCATGGGGCTCGCCATCTGCCGCCGCATCGTGGAGCGCCACGGCGGGCGCATCTGGGTCGAGTCACGCGCCGGCGAAGGCGCGACCTTCTACTTCACGTTGCCCAGGGTCTGA
- a CDS encoding amidohydrolase family protein gives MKALLAALALVNATVHTGDGPPLEHATVVIDGPKIVAVGTALTPPATAERIDATGKVVTPGLFAVASRLGEVDAEAEPTSVEGTLAESADPVRAALRVADTYNPASFTLPIARAGGISEALVTPAGGLIAGQAALVGLGVHDGVRRASAALALSIPAASGGEDAQSPPGGRSAAFLRLRQVLADTKLYRASHGQFLDNRLRALSVSAADLEVLERAIEHDLPVLVQVDRRAEIQSVLALAHDYDLRIAVVGGAEAWQLAPELARAHVPVVFDPLRTLPDSFSALHARRDAAALLHAAGVPLVIAELSSPHFAHRLRWAAGNAVAEGLPYDAALAAVTSVPAELFGEPRSGVLRAGAPATLVLWNGDPLDVTTWAERMWVRGEEVSLETRQDLLTERYRHAR, from the coding sequence GTGAAGGCGCTGCTCGCCGCGCTCGCGCTCGTGAACGCGACCGTGCACACGGGCGACGGGCCGCCGCTCGAGCACGCCACGGTGGTGATCGACGGGCCCAAGATCGTGGCCGTGGGCACGGCGCTGACTCCGCCGGCCACGGCCGAGCGCATCGACGCCACGGGCAAGGTCGTGACTCCCGGGCTGTTCGCCGTGGCCTCGCGCCTGGGCGAGGTCGACGCCGAGGCCGAGCCGACCAGCGTCGAGGGCACGCTGGCCGAGAGCGCCGATCCCGTGCGCGCCGCGCTGCGCGTGGCCGACACCTACAACCCGGCCTCGTTCACGCTGCCGATCGCGCGCGCGGGCGGGATCAGCGAGGCGCTCGTGACTCCGGCCGGCGGGCTGATCGCCGGTCAGGCGGCGCTCGTGGGGCTGGGCGTGCACGACGGCGTGCGCCGGGCCTCGGCGGCGCTCGCGCTCTCGATCCCCGCGGCTTCGGGCGGTGAGGACGCGCAGAGCCCGCCGGGCGGCCGTTCCGCTGCGTTTCTCCGCCTGCGCCAGGTGCTGGCCGACACCAAGCTGTACCGGGCGAGTCACGGCCAGTTCCTCGACAACCGCCTGCGCGCGCTGTCGGTGTCTGCCGCGGACCTCGAGGTGCTCGAGCGCGCGATCGAGCACGACCTGCCGGTGCTGGTCCAGGTCGATCGCAGGGCCGAGATCCAGAGCGTGCTGGCGCTGGCGCACGACTACGACCTCCGGATCGCCGTGGTCGGGGGCGCCGAGGCCTGGCAGCTCGCGCCCGAGCTCGCGCGCGCGCACGTGCCGGTGGTGTTCGATCCGCTGCGCACGCTGCCCGACAGCTTCTCCGCCCTGCACGCGCGCCGCGACGCGGCGGCGCTGCTGCACGCCGCCGGCGTGCCGCTCGTGATCGCGGAGCTGTCGAGCCCGCACTTCGCGCACCGCCTGCGCTGGGCGGCCGGGAACGCGGTCGCGGAAGGCCTGCCCTACGACGCGGCGCTGGCGGCAGTGACTTCGGTGCCCGCCGAGCTGTTCGGCGAGCCGCGCAGCGGAGTGCTGCGCGCGGGCGCGCCCGCCACGCTGGTGCTCTGGAACGGCGACCCGCTCGACGTCACCACCTGGGCCGAGCGCATGTGGGTGCGCGGTGAGGAGGTCTCGCTCGAGACGCGCCAGGACCTGCTCACCGAACGCTACCGCCATGCGCGCTGA
- a CDS encoding flavin-dependent oxidoreductase, with product MRAEIAIVGAGIGGLTAALSLADAGFPVRVFESVPELLPLGVGINLLPHAVRELDELGLRAPLEAAGVCCGELAYYTKRGQRIWAEPRGLRAGYRWPQISIHRGRLQMQLFEAARARLGAERICLGAHLERFEALPGGVRAVFADRARPGASHTVEARLLVAADGIHSTVRRALHPGEGGPRWNGAVMWRGVAEAPPFLDAVTMIMAGHASQKFVAYPIAAPRDSRQLLNFVAELRSDSSELAEREDWSKPGRLDDFLPRFESWRFPWLDVPALVRAAGSVWVYPMVDRDPLPRWSFGPVTLLGDAAHPMYPIGSNGASQAVLDARVLTGCLRHYAGDPERGLARYDEIRRAATAEIVLANRRQGPEAAMQLVETRAPAGFARIGDVVAEDELRAIADSYKRLAGFSVAELNARESLAAPTA from the coding sequence ATGCGCGCTGAGATCGCGATCGTAGGCGCCGGGATCGGAGGACTCACCGCCGCCCTGTCACTCGCCGACGCGGGCTTCCCGGTGCGCGTGTTCGAGTCGGTGCCCGAGCTTTTGCCGCTGGGCGTCGGGATCAACCTCTTGCCGCACGCCGTGCGCGAGCTCGACGAGCTCGGCCTGCGCGCGCCGCTCGAGGCCGCGGGCGTCTGCTGCGGCGAGCTCGCCTACTACACCAAGCGCGGCCAGCGCATCTGGGCCGAGCCGCGGGGCCTGCGTGCGGGCTATCGCTGGCCGCAGATCTCGATCCACCGCGGACGCTTGCAGATGCAGCTGTTCGAGGCGGCGCGCGCGCGGCTCGGCGCCGAGCGGATCTGCCTGGGCGCGCACCTCGAGCGCTTCGAGGCCCTGCCGGGCGGCGTGCGCGCCGTGTTCGCCGACCGCGCGCGGCCCGGCGCGAGTCACACGGTCGAGGCGCGGCTGCTCGTGGCCGCCGACGGCATCCACTCGACCGTGCGCCGCGCGCTGCATCCCGGCGAGGGCGGGCCGCGCTGGAACGGCGCGGTCATGTGGCGCGGGGTGGCCGAGGCGCCGCCTTTCCTCGACGCAGTGACCATGATCATGGCGGGTCACGCCAGCCAGAAGTTCGTGGCCTATCCGATCGCGGCGCCGCGTGACTCGCGCCAGCTCCTGAACTTCGTGGCCGAGCTGCGCAGCGACTCGAGCGAGCTCGCCGAGCGCGAGGATTGGAGCAAGCCGGGCCGGCTCGATGACTTCCTGCCGCGCTTCGAGTCGTGGCGCTTCCCGTGGCTCGACGTGCCCGCGCTGGTGCGCGCCGCGGGCAGCGTGTGGGTGTATCCCATGGTCGACCGCGACCCGCTGCCGCGCTGGAGCTTCGGGCCGGTGACTCTGCTCGGCGACGCCGCGCACCCGATGTACCCGATCGGCTCGAACGGCGCGTCGCAGGCGGTGCTTGACGCGCGCGTGCTCACCGGCTGTCTGCGCCACTACGCCGGCGACCCCGAGCGCGGGCTCGCGCGCTACGACGAGATCCGGCGCGCCGCCACCGCGGAGATCGTGCTCGCCAACCGGCGCCAGGGCCCCGAGGCGGCCATGCAGCTGGTCGAGACGCGCGCGCCCGCCGGCTTCGCCCGCATCGGCGACGTGGTGGCCGAGGACGAGCTGCGCGCGATCGCCGACTCCTACAAGCGCCTCGCGGGCTTCTCGGTCGCCGAGCTGAACGCGCGCGAGTCACTCGCCGCGCCCACGGCGTGA
- a CDS encoding amidohydrolase family protein codes for MPVTPRVRLFLAAALLVSCARLGAAPKAAPSETPLARGPSLVLRGATVLTAAGPALEHADVWVEDGRIAEVGKAVTAPSTVKVIDVTGRFITPGIIDPHSHLGVYALPNVATNADGNEMTGPFKPEVRAEDSFWPQDPAIERALAGGVTTIHVLPGSANLIGGQGVTLRLVPGLSARELRFPGAPTSMKMACGENPMRVYGAKGQAPQTRMAEVAMLRQELENARAYKPEEGKPHDFANEALAGVLSGETLIENHCYRADEMLLRLDVFREFGIAPRAFHHAVEAYKIRDRLREAGVGAVVWADWWGIKLELLDAVPANAALLDEAGVTVALHSDSPDEIQRLNQEAAKARAAGLRAGIAVTREQALRWITANPAWVLGIESRVGTLEKGKDADLVVWSGDPFSVYAHAEQVFIAGARVYDRARTSPPRSDFELGLEPAP; via the coding sequence ATGCCGGTCACCCCGCGCGTGCGCCTCTTCCTTGCCGCGGCGCTGCTCGTCTCGTGCGCACGTCTCGGCGCCGCGCCCAAGGCCGCGCCGAGTGAGACGCCTCTGGCACGCGGGCCGAGCCTGGTGCTGCGCGGCGCCACCGTGCTCACCGCGGCCGGGCCCGCGCTCGAGCACGCAGACGTGTGGGTCGAGGACGGCCGCATCGCCGAGGTCGGCAAGGCAGTCACCGCGCCCTCGACCGTGAAGGTCATCGACGTGACCGGGCGCTTCATCACGCCCGGCATCATCGACCCGCACTCTCACCTGGGCGTGTACGCGCTGCCGAACGTGGCCACGAACGCCGACGGGAACGAGATGACGGGCCCCTTCAAGCCCGAGGTGCGGGCCGAAGACTCGTTCTGGCCGCAGGACCCCGCGATCGAGCGCGCGCTCGCCGGCGGAGTCACGACGATCCACGTGCTGCCCGGCTCGGCCAACCTGATCGGCGGCCAGGGAGTCACCCTGCGGCTCGTGCCCGGGCTCTCCGCGCGCGAGCTGCGCTTCCCCGGCGCGCCCACCAGCATGAAGATGGCCTGCGGCGAGAACCCGATGCGGGTCTACGGCGCGAAGGGCCAGGCCCCGCAGACGCGCATGGCCGAGGTCGCCATGCTGCGCCAGGAGCTCGAGAACGCGCGCGCCTACAAGCCCGAAGAGGGCAAGCCCCACGACTTCGCGAACGAAGCGCTGGCCGGCGTGCTCTCCGGCGAGACGCTGATCGAGAACCACTGCTACCGCGCCGACGAGATGCTGCTGCGGCTCGACGTGTTCCGCGAGTTCGGCATCGCGCCGCGCGCCTTCCACCACGCGGTCGAGGCCTACAAGATCCGCGACCGGCTGCGCGAGGCGGGCGTGGGCGCGGTGGTCTGGGCCGACTGGTGGGGCATCAAGCTCGAGCTGCTCGACGCGGTGCCCGCGAACGCCGCGCTGCTCGACGAGGCCGGAGTCACCGTGGCGCTGCACTCCGACTCACCCGACGAGATCCAGCGCCTGAACCAGGAGGCTGCGAAGGCGCGCGCGGCGGGGCTGCGCGCGGGGATCGCGGTGACTCGCGAGCAGGCGCTGCGCTGGATCACCGCCAACCCCGCCTGGGTGCTCGGCATCGAGTCACGCGTGGGCACGCTCGAGAAGGGCAAGGACGCCGATCTCGTGGTCTGGTCGGGCGATCCGTTCTCGGTCTACGCGCACGCCGAGCAAGTGTTCATCGCGGGCGCGCGCGTGTACGACCGCGCTCGGACCTCGCCGCCGCGCTCGGACTTCGAGCTGGGGCTCGAGCCCGCACCGTGA
- a CDS encoding glycosyltransferase family 2 protein, with product MTPEDIAERPSVSVVVPTYREVLNLPLLIGRLGAVRSSAGLDIELLVMDDDSRDGSVEAVEGSRLPWARIVVRRENRGLSPAVVDGLRLAKNDVLVVMDADLSHPPEKLPEMIAALRAGRDFVIGSRYVPGASTDDEWGLARWVNSRVATLLARPLTAAKDPMSGFFAFRRADLARARELSPVGYKIGLELIVKCGFRDVGEVPIHFADRELGESKLTLKEQLLYLKHLRRLYNFKFGAWSHLAQFLVVGATGLAVNLLVLTALETLGVSVPAAVALSIVVAMLSNFALNRRFTFSDARGGSLWKQLVGFMGACSIGAAINWAVTLWLVRQAPELPIQVAALGGVVAGTAFNYLTSRFLVFRAGD from the coding sequence GTGACCCCCGAAGACATCGCCGAGAGACCCTCGGTCTCGGTCGTGGTCCCGACCTATCGCGAGGTGCTGAACCTGCCGCTGCTGATCGGGCGTCTGGGTGCGGTGCGCAGCTCGGCAGGGCTCGACATCGAGCTGCTGGTCATGGACGACGACAGCCGGGACGGCTCGGTCGAGGCCGTGGAGGGCTCGCGGCTGCCCTGGGCGAGGATCGTCGTGCGCCGCGAGAACCGCGGACTCTCGCCCGCGGTGGTCGACGGCCTGCGGCTGGCCAAGAACGACGTGCTGGTGGTGATGGACGCCGACCTGAGTCATCCGCCGGAGAAGCTGCCCGAGATGATCGCGGCGCTGCGCGCGGGCCGAGACTTCGTGATCGGGTCGCGCTACGTGCCCGGCGCCTCGACCGACGACGAGTGGGGGCTCGCGCGCTGGGTGAACAGCCGGGTCGCGACCCTGCTCGCCCGCCCGCTCACTGCGGCGAAAGATCCGATGTCGGGCTTCTTCGCGTTCCGGCGGGCCGATCTCGCACGCGCCCGCGAGCTGTCGCCCGTGGGCTACAAGATCGGCCTCGAGCTGATCGTGAAGTGCGGCTTCCGCGACGTGGGCGAGGTGCCGATCCACTTCGCCGACCGAGAGCTCGGCGAGAGCAAGCTCACGCTGAAAGAGCAGCTCCTGTATCTCAAGCACCTGCGGCGGCTGTACAACTTCAAGTTCGGGGCCTGGAGTCACCTGGCGCAGTTCCTGGTCGTGGGCGCGACGGGCCTGGCCGTGAACCTGCTGGTGCTCACCGCGCTCGAGACGTTGGGGGTGTCCGTGCCGGCTGCGGTCGCGTTGTCGATCGTGGTGGCCATGCTGTCGAACTTCGCGTTGAACCGCCGCTTCACCTTCAGTGACGCGCGCGGTGGCAGTCTCTGGAAGCAGCTGGTCGGGTTCATGGGCGCGTGCTCGATCGGCGCGGCGATCAACTGGGCAGTCACACTGTGGCTCGTGCGCCAGGCGCCCGAGCTGCCGATCCAGGTGGCGGCGCTCGGCGGCGTGGTCGCCGGCACCGCGTTCAACTACCTCACGAGCCGCTTCTTGGTGTTTCGCGCGGGGGACTGA
- a CDS encoding cytochrome P450, with protein sequence MPAFEPFRREFADDPYPHYRALRDQAPVYFAPEAKIWCVSRWEDVQAVLRADDVFSSRAMFTMIMNGGMEGTPPLSFEFLRFVGGLFFGTWMNPLTFASARNLIAEDGARHSELRGIVNRGFTPRRIAEWEKRAREIVDAALARIAGARRFDLVDSLSVPLPVTIIAEMLGIEPERLPDFKRWSDSIIHYSTGSGRVTPFAPEFMRTMVELINYSKSMARRRRARPQDDVLSVIVAQQDGAMGLSDRDVFQFVALLLVAGNETTTNLIGNAVHALLRNPEACARLAADPGLAPAAVEEALRWDAPIQMVFRSATRDVEVAGVRIPQGDRVAALLGSANRDERRFPDPDRFDLERDTSGLLSFGFGKHFCLGASLARLEARVALEALAPRLPGLRLTGERELLDSFLVRGPKRLELETAPG encoded by the coding sequence ATGCCCGCCTTCGAGCCGTTCCGCCGCGAGTTCGCCGACGACCCGTACCCGCACTACCGCGCGCTGCGCGACCAGGCCCCGGTGTACTTCGCGCCCGAGGCGAAGATCTGGTGTGTCTCGCGCTGGGAGGACGTGCAGGCCGTGCTGCGCGCCGACGACGTGTTCTCGTCGCGCGCCATGTTCACCATGATCATGAACGGGGGCATGGAGGGCACGCCGCCGCTCAGCTTCGAGTTCCTGCGCTTCGTGGGGGGCCTGTTCTTCGGCACGTGGATGAACCCGCTCACGTTCGCCTCGGCGCGCAACCTGATCGCCGAGGACGGCGCGCGTCACTCCGAGCTGCGCGGCATCGTGAACCGCGGCTTCACGCCGCGGCGCATCGCGGAGTGGGAGAAGCGCGCGCGGGAGATCGTCGACGCGGCGCTGGCGCGCATCGCCGGCGCGCGCCGCTTCGACCTGGTCGACTCGCTCTCCGTGCCCCTGCCGGTCACGATCATCGCCGAGATGCTCGGCATCGAGCCGGAGCGCCTGCCCGACTTCAAGCGCTGGTCCGACTCGATCATCCACTACTCGACCGGCAGCGGCCGAGTCACTCCGTTCGCGCCGGAGTTCATGCGCACCATGGTCGAGCTGATCAACTACTCGAAGAGCATGGCGCGCCGCCGGCGCGCGCGGCCCCAGGACGACGTGCTCTCGGTGATCGTCGCCCAGCAGGACGGGGCCATGGGTCTCTCCGACCGCGACGTGTTCCAGTTCGTGGCGCTCCTGCTCGTGGCGGGGAACGAGACCACGACCAACCTGATCGGGAACGCCGTGCACGCGCTGCTGCGGAACCCGGAGGCGTGCGCGCGGCTCGCGGCGGATCCGGGGCTCGCGCCGGCCGCGGTGGAGGAGGCCCTGCGCTGGGACGCGCCGATCCAGATGGTCTTCCGCAGCGCCACGCGCGACGTGGAGGTGGCGGGGGTGCGCATCCCGCAGGGCGACCGGGTGGCCGCGCTCTTGGGCTCGGCCAACCGCGACGAGCGCCGCTTCCCGGACCCCGACCGTTTCGACCTCGAGCGAGACACGAGCGGCCTGCTCTCGTTCGGCTTCGGCAAACACTTCTGCCTGGGGGCCTCGCTGGCGCGGCTTGAGGCGCGGGTGGCGCTCGAGGCGCTGGCGCCCCGCCTGCCCGGGCTGCGACTCACGGGCGAGCGGGAGCTCCTGGACTCGTTCCTGGTGCGGGGGCCGAAGCGGCTCGAGCTCGAGACGGCCCCCGGCTAG